CTCTAGATGGCACACAGATGACACAGATCGAGCAGATAACCACAGATTATATATTTAAAAGAAAAAAGATCTGTGCAAATCTGTTCAATCTGCGTCATCTGCGTGCCATGTATAAATCACTCATAATGTAAAGCCTCTGCCGGTTTCAGGCGTGCTGCTTCGTTGGCCGGATACCAGATTCCGGCAATGATCATACCTACGATCAACAGGTAAGTGATCAGCATACCTACGACAAAACGCAAGACAGTGTTATCCATCAGTACTGTATTTGTCAGATCTGCAAACATGATATTGCCACAGATCACTACTGCCGGAACAAAAGCAAGAGTCAACAGCAAGACACCTTCCCCCAGGACAGTACTCCGCAGTTGGTTACGGGTAGCACCCAATGCCATGCGAAGCCCCATCTCCCCCTGCCGCTGGCGGGTACGGAACCAGAATGTACCGACTATTCCCAGGAAGATATTGATCAACAGGAAGAGCAGGATCGACAAACGGGTATTCATCTCCCCTTTGCCTTCACGTATGCCGTCCTCCCGTATAGTAGATACAGGAGTGATGCTTTGCAAGTAAAGGTTCCCTATCTCTACCTGATTACTGTTCTCTTTCATAAAGGTTTCGGCAAAATCCCTGTCCGCTTCCGGTTTTACCCTTACCGAGACTTCGGCCCAGGGAAGAAAACCGGCATCTATCGTCTTAATATCCCCTTCTCCCATACAGAGATACACATTCGGTCCGGGACGCTTAAACTCAGAACTACGAACTACTCCACAAATGGCCCCTACTTTGGTTGTCCAGGTATTATCGCCGGAATAGACCATCTTTCCGAGAGCATCCTGCCCTTCGAATATCTTATCGGCTGCATCTTTTGTCAGGACAATACTATTGGCAGTCACACCCTCTCCCGGCTGCCGGTTACTTCCCGGTGCCGCAGGGATACGGTAGACATCGAAATATTCCGGTGTTACGTAATAGATGCGACAAGCCGTCTTCTCCACCACCGTATCACGTCCCAAGGGCATATAATTGATTATATCGTTGTACGGTACACCGAATCTCGACAAAGTAACCGCTTCCACCCCCGCATGCAGCCTGAGCCTGTTCATCGCATCCCACAAGTCCTCACCTACGGCTGCCGGATGTTCTTCGGACGACAGATATCCCTCAGCACCTTCTTCGCGTGCGCTGAACTGGAACTTATAGGTATGGTCGATATCAAACCCCATAGGAGCATTGAAAGCATACAGCGTCACCAGCAAAAAGTCGACTATGTACCACAGGCAAACGGCAACAAGCAACAGTTCACCGAACAACCAGCCGTTACTCTTCCGCTGGTTCCATATTTGTTTTAATATATGATTGATCATCTTCGTATGGGTTTAGTATTCGTTCAACGCTTCCATTACATTCTTCCGGGCCATCCGGTAAGCCGGTATTCCCGCCGACAGCAGGTTCAGTATCAGGCAGAACACAAAGGCATAGAGGAATATCACCGGGTTAAGCAGTTCCGTCACCGACAACGCCGGCGTGCCTCCAAAGACAGAGGAGATAGAAGCAAAACTGTTGCTCAATAACCAGGTACGCATCAGCCAGATCGCGATATAAGAGATAAACAACCCGATAACGCCCCCCAGCAGGGTTAAGACCATACTCTCCGAAAGGATCTGCACCAACAATGTTCCCCGGGTTGCCCCGAAAGCCTTACGGATACCTATTTCCGACATACGTTTCCGCATCTGCGACAAGGTCATACCCGACAGGTTGATAGCCGGAACGAGCAGCAAGATAACGATCACCAGCAGATATTGCAGGATGGTCTTTGTCTTGTCAGGCCCCATTGCCCCCAGGCCTTTGATCTCCCAATCCAGATGGGTATCGGGTTGGTCGTACAACGTGAGTTTATAATCGGTCAGCGAACTGTTGTAACGAACCAGTTGCCTGTCCATCTCCTGCCGGATAGCATCGAAATCGGCAGGGGAATGTGCCAGGATAATGGCCTGATACCAGCCGGTTATACTCTCCGCCCAGGTATCGTCGGGGAAAGGCTGCGCCGAATAAGACACCCATACTTCGGAATACGATGCTTTGGCAATCGTAGACACATCTTTTACTACGCCGCTGACGGTATAGGGTTTATAGCTGATCATGATCGTCTTGCCTGCCGCATCGGAAGTTCCGTAGAGCCGGCGGGCAAGCGACTCCGCAATAACGACCTTTTTGATACCCGACTGCACCTCTTCTTTCGTATACGGGCTACCGGACACAAAGTCGAAATTGAATATCTTCCAGAACACATCGTCGGTAAACAGCATCAGGCAATCTTTCTTTTCCTGTCCTCCCGGAATGGATGCCAACTGGCTGCGCCAGGGGGAAACGATAGCGACTGCTTCGGGTGTTTCCATCGTTTGGATACACTCCCGGATCGTTTTCAGGGAGAGGTAACCGTTGCCATAGTTTGAACCTTTAAAGTCACGGCCGCCCCACCGAACATACATCGTCCGGTCGCGGTTATCCTCCGGTGAATAGTTATTTACCCTTACCTCGTAAGTGATCACCATCACCATGATCATGCAGATGGCCAAAGCTGTTCCCAGAATAGAGATCAGGCTGAGGAGTTTATTCTCCTTCAGCATGGCCAGGGCTTGTTTGAAATAGAGTTTATACATAATCGTTATTGTTGTTTATGCAGGGGCGGTTCGCGAACCGCCCGTACGGGATCTGTTATTCGTAATGCAGGGCTTCTGCCGGTTCCATCTTCATGGCACGCCAGGCCGGATATAAAATGCCGGATATGATCATCAGCGACATAAGCAGGCAAGTCAACACTGTTCCTATCAGGAAACGAGGGAGGGTAAAGTCCGCCCAATAGATGTTGACCAGTTCGGCTACTCCCAGGTTAAAGCAGATGATGACGGCAGGCAGCATGGCCAGGAACAGCATCACCAATCCTTCGCTTATCAACAAAGTCCGCAAACCTTGTGAAGTAGAGCCCAGGGCGACACGCAGTCCCATCTCCCCCCGGCGGTGCTGCGTACGAAACCAGAACGTTCCGGAGATACCCAGGAAGATATTCACAACCAGAAAAAACAGAAGGAACAGGCGCATCCTTATATCGCTCAGTACCGGGCTTACGACTGCCCTCTTTATCAATGAAGAGGGACGGACATCTATCATATATAGATTACCTACCGACAACTGCGTCGCCATATCCCGGCGAAACTCGTCACTGAAACGGAGAGCGGCATCCGGACGGATACGGACGCAGAGCTCCATATTCGCCAGGTCGTTCGAACTCATTTCACCGGCTATTTCACCTTCCGGCAGCAAGGTATAAAAACAAGGCCTGCTCTTTTCATACTCCGTCCAGCGGATAGGGGTACAAAGGGCTTTTACCTCCTTAAAGTAGCCGTCTTTACCGATCTGTAGACTTTTACCTACCGCATTCTCGCCCGGCAGCAGTTCCGCGGCGCCATTGGCCGACAAAACGATCGAACGTACATCGAGCGCATCGGCCAGGGTCGGCCCGTTCCCTCCTTCGCGTTCTATACGGAAGACACGGAAGAAGGAAGGCGTTACTTTGTAGCGTTGCATAGTCACCCCTACCGTATCTTTATAGAACAGGCGGTTATAATAGATCTGGTTGGTATAATGTGTTGCGGCATACGGCTGAGAGCCTATCGACAACGATACTTCCTCCACAGCCGGGTATTGCCGGATACGCTCCATGATGGTCAACAGATCCTGGCCGGTAGTCGTTTCTTTGGTAGCGGGGTCGAGGTAGTTGTCGCTATCGGGAGTACGTTCGTTGATATCGACACGATAAGTATCGGTTATGTCGAATCCCAACGGAGTACGGACGATCGTAGACAGTACGCTCATATAATCGATAATGTACCACAGGCAGACAGAGACCAACATCAATTCCGTCAGTATCCAGACGTTACTCTTACGCTGGTTCCATATTATTTTAAACAGGTGCTTTATCATCATACGTTCCTCCTTATTCCCCTTTTAATGATTCAACAATAGGTATCGACGATACACGCCACGCCGGGACACAGGCACTCAATAAGTTCAGCAGCGAACAGAACAGGAAAGCGATCAGGAACACCTCCGGACGGAACAGGATCGATAACGGCACCTCCGCCGTCACATCCATACCGAAGTAGGTGGAAGAGGTGAACACCCAATCCTTCAACAGGTAAAGGAACCAATAGGAGAACAGCAACCCCAGTAACCCGCTGACTACCGACAACACGATATTCTCGTAAACGATCTGTCCGAGCAACCCGGCCCGGGTACATCCGAACGCCTTACGCACTCCCAGTTCGCTCACCCGTTCTTTCATCCGCGATAAAGTCAGGCCCGAGAGGTTGATGGCAGGCACCAATAAAGCGATCAAGATCGGGATAATAGCATTGAGATAGACCATTCGCATATCCGGCATACCGGGACCGAAACGCATCTCTTCCACATATTTGGTATCCGGCTGTCGATAGTAATAGACCTTATGATCGACCAGCGTCTTATTATATTGTTCCGTCCGTCGGTCGATCTCCTCGCGTATCTCGTCGAAATCGGACGAAGAGCGGGCCACGATCATACATTTGTAATGTCCCATAATATTTTCCGCTCCTTTTATCTCGGGGATATTGGCCGAAGTGAAAGGTACCCAAGCATGGGCATAGGAGAATGTAGTACGGGGAGTGACATCGGCCACCACAGCGCAGACCGTATAGGGGACGAAGCTGAGCTGCATGCTCTTCCCCACCGCCTCGTCGATCGAGCCGAACATGCGGCGTGCCAGCTTTTCGCTGATCACCACTTTCCGGATACCGGCGTCGAACTCGGCTTTGGTGTATAGGTTTCCCCTCAATACATTGAAGGAGCATATCTTCCAGAACACATCATCGGTGAAGAGAACGAAGCAGCGTTCGCCCGGATCACCGGGTATGGTTGCCAGGTGCGACTGTGCCGGGGAGGTGATACAAACCGCCTCCGGTATCTCCAACGACTGAAAACATTCGCGGATCGTCTTTAGCGACAGGTAACCGTTGGCCTGGGTGCTTTCGGTCAGTTTATCTTGCACACCGACCCACTTGACATAAAGCGTCCGTTCGCGGGCCGTCTCGGGAGGCATGTTCTTGTACATCGCCTGGTGAGCGATGATAATCGTCATGATAAGCGATATGGCCAATGCCGTACCGAAGATCGAGATGAAGCTGAGCCAGGGGCTCTCCTTCAACATGTGAAAGGTTTGTTTGAAATATTGTTTATACATAGTTTTTTGTGTTGTGTAGGGGCGGTTCGCGAACCGCCCTTACGGGAGTCATTCATAGTGCAAGGCTTCTGCCGGCTCCAGGTGTGCCGCTTTATGCGACGGGTACCAGACGGCAAGGGTGATGATACCGGCCAGGATTCCCCAGGTAAGGAGGCTGACGGTCAGCAGACGGCCGAAAGTAACCTCCATCACTTCCGTACTAAGCAGGCCGGCGAAGGCTACATTCACACAGATCAGCAAGGCAGGTACGGCAGTAATAGTCAGTATCATCAATCCCTCGCCGATCAGCAACTGCTGCAGGCGGAGACGGGTAGAACCGACCGCCATGCGAATCCCCAGCTCGTTACGGCGACGGTTCACACGGAACCAAAATGTCCCGATCACAGCCAAAAAGACATTGATCAGCAGGAAGAGGTTAATGGCAACATCCAGCTTCTGCCCACCCGTATTCATCGAGGTCGCCAGATAGTTCGTACGTACATCGGGATAATATTGAACATTCGCCAGCCAGAAGTTTCCCGCCGCTAGCCGGTGTTTCATCTCTTTCTTAAAACGGACGGCATATTCGGAAGCACTTTCCACCGCGACATTCGGACGAACCCGGAAACAGATCTGCATCTTCCCCAGCTCCTGTTCACCCATCCTGAGGATACTCCGTTCCTTCATCTCTTTAAAGACAATCGAAGGCGGTTGACTGAACTCTTCGCGTTTCACGGCCCTCGTTACTCCCTTTACACGGAAACGAAAGGTATCATCCTGAAGGATAAGCAACTCCTCGCCGTCCACCTTCGTCGAACCGAAACATTCCATTGCCATCGGCTCACTGATAAGGATACCCTCCTGAATAGCTGCAGCCAGCTCGTCCGACGAATCGCCATCGGCTGTATGTATATCGAACACACGAAAATAACCGGGCGTAACGTTGAAGTCAAAGGCATTCCGGAAAAGAGAATCTTTCTCCTGAAAGTAAGTCTCCGAATTGGACATATATGTATAAGGCATCGAAGCCCCGTTCGCCATACCTACCACCTGCACGTCGGGATGTGCCTCCAACTGGCGGATGATACGCATGAAATCCTCTCCCGCCTCCTGGCTTCCCTTTTCGTAGGCAATATAGGAAGCGCTGCTTGAAGGACGTACTGCCAGCGTCACCTTATAGACATTTTCAAACGAATATTCCATCGGTTGCACCTGTGTTATCCGGTTCATCATCATCCGGTCGACGGCGTACCAAAGCAGTACGAAGACGACAAGTAGTTCGACAAACACCCAGGTATTGCTGCGGCGTTGTGTTTTGATCAGTTTCAGTATATGTAACAGCATATCTATCTCTTTAATTGTGATTTAATGACTCAGTTATATTCACACGGATCGCACGCCAAGCAGGGATCATCGACGACATCAGGTTCAATACGAAGCAAACCAGGAAGGCATAGCCGAACACGGCCGGACTCAACAGCATTCCGAATGTCAGTTCCGTCTGCACACTGCCCTGTACCATAGCGATGATACCCGGAGTAAGCAGCAACTGCTGGAAAAGCGCAACCATCCCATAAGAGACCAGTAGTCCAACCAATCCGCCCGGCAGCATCAACAACAAGTTTTCTATCAGTACCTGTGTCAACAGCCGGTTCTTACGTGCCCCGAAAGCCTTCCGCACACCCAGTTCGGAAATACGGTCCTGCATCCGTGAAGCGTTCAGACCGGACAGGTTCAGAGCCGGGATCAGCATGAAAAGCAAGATCAGGAACAGGAGTATCAGATAAACCGCTGTCACGGAGCCGCCCATCACAAACTGGCGGACCACATGCGTCAGATGCGTCTCCACCCCGTTCATCATACTGAGCTTTCCGTCGGCCAGGGTCGTATTATAACGGTCGATCATTTCTTCCAGTTCAAGGCTCACCTCATCGGCTCCCATCCCGTCGACAGGCAGAATACAGACCGTCAGCAAGCCGACCGACACATCGCGTTCATTGGAGGCCCCCATAATCAGCGGTATGGAAGTATAAGGCATCCACATATCGGCATAAACGGACGGTGTAACGGCAGAGATATCCTTTACCACACCACTGACAGAATATTCGGTATCATCGAGCAGAATGCTTTTTCCCGTCACACCGGTCGTCGTCGAAAAAATACGGCGTGCCAGCGATTCGGAAACGACCACACGGGGGAAACCCGACTGGAACTCCTCCTCACTAAACGGCTTCCCTTCGATAAATGAAAAAGAAAAGAGGCGCCAAAAGCTATTGTTCGTCCCCATCACCTGTACCTTCTGCGGGTCGTCTCCCCCTGGAATCTGTACATAAGTATCGCCATGAAGCATGCTTGTAATGGCCGTGTTGGTCATCAGTGCCACCTCCTTCGCCGACTTCAACGGCATCAGGCATTCTTTAGCAGAACGGATGCCCCAGAAGAAAGTAGTGTTGCTTTTGCCCCGCTCATATTTCATCTGGTCGATGTACAGGTATTTGCCGCGATGCACTTCGGGGGCAATGTCGGCGGTACGGATATGGTACACGATCGCCATGACCATCACCATCGAGATAGCCAATCCGGTACCGATGATATAGACCGCGCTGTAGAAGCGGTTTTGCTTCATCAGGTTCCAGGCTTGTTTGAAGTATTGTTTATACATGGTGCAATATTATTTGTTTTGATTCTGCAAAGGCAAATGCCGTGCCACAAACATAACTAACTGATAGTAAGCCCCAAGAGCAAATACCGTAGTGTTCAATAACGAACAGTGGTCACGGTATCGAACACTGCAGGTTTAGTTGGTTTAACTGTTTGAACATATCCCTCGCTGTCTTTTATTCATAATGTAATGCTTCCGCCGGTTCGATACGGGAAGAGCGGCGGGCCGGATACCAGGTACCGAGCACGACCACGAACACCAGCAAAACCAGCGTGATCACCGTAGTCAATCCGCAACGTAAAGGCGTTACGTCCATATACTGCTTCGGAAGCAGGTCGAGATGTATCAGATTCAGGCAGACGACCAGTGCCGGAAGGAAAGCGATAAACAACAGAATCATCCCTTCTCCCACCATCTGCCACAGGATGGTATGCCGGGAAGAGCCGACCGCCATACGTAAGCCTATCTCCGAATTACGTTTATTGATACGCAACCAGAATGTTCCGATCACTCCCAGGAATATGTTAAGCAGGAAAAAGACGGCAAAGCCAATCCGGTAATTCAAGATATTATAAGCCTTTTGGAGCTGCACGTCGCGGTAATTACTCAGAGGCGTGACCTCCGACAGATAGAAATTGCCGGCTTGCAACTGTTGTCGCATCTCCCGCCCGAAACGTTCGGCAAAGTCGTTCTTCGCCACCCCTTTTTTCACACGGAAACAAATGTCGACAGAGCTCCAGAGATCGTTCTCACTCTCAACGGACAACAAAGACTCGTTCAACGGGACAAAAAGGAAACATGCCGGACGGTCGAACTCCGTCCGTTTCATCAGCCCGGTAACGCCCGTCACACGCATCTCCAGGCTATCGCCTTTATCGAGGATGGTCTGCCCGATAGCCGAAGAACCGGGAAAGAGCCGTTCTTCCACGGCGGAAGAAATCACATAGCCCTCAGTCATAGCCTGCGCCAACGTTTCGGGATTGCCATCGGAGCCGGCAACACGGAACACACGGAAGTAGTCGGGCGTAACGGTCAGAATATCGGCATTCACCCTCAACGTATCGTGCCAAAACTGGTTACTCATATTGCTGCGGCAATAAGGGAAATGCCAGGAACCGACACTCACACCTTCTATATCCGGGTGCTGGCGAAGACGTTCGGCAATACGTTGCATATTCAGCCAGGGCTCGGGACTATCTTCTTCGTAAGTAATATACCCGTTTTCGTTCTTCTGACGGACGGCAAGGGTCAGCTTATAGGTGTTATCTATATGAAAGCCTGTCGGGGTAGAGGCGGTAATGGTCAGGACGGACAGGAAATCGACGATATACCACATCAGGGCGGAGACGACAAACAATTCGAGCACGATCCACAAGTTGAAACGGCGTTGTGTCCATATTAATTTAAATAGATGTCTTATCATAATATATCATTATTTATCGTTGATCGAGTCTGCTATCGGCCGGCGCACGGCTTTCCATACGGGCAGCAGCGACGAGAGCAGATTAAGGAACACGCAAAGCCCGAAAGCCGAAAAGAAAAGCGGGAAGTTGAACAACATGCCGAATGTGAGTTGTACATCACCCGTCGCAGCCATGTATCCGACGCTGCCGAGCAGGAAGTTACGCAACACGACAACCAGTACCCACGACACCAGCAAACCGGCCAGCCCGCCGATACAGGTCAACATCAGGTTTTCGGTCAGTACCTGCGACACCAACGTACGCGCACCGGCCCCAAAAGCTTTCCTCAGCCCCATCTCTTCGGTGCGTTCCTGCATCCGCGAAGAGATAAGCCCCGTCAGGTTGATGGCGGGAACCAGCATGAAGACCAACGCGATAAGCAAGTAACGGCGGATGATGTCCGGCAGCGAAGAACCGTAGTCGAGTTTCTGAAGCTCCGTCTGCTTCGGGGTGGATAGCCACAATGTATCCACATACCTCTCCTGCAAAGTAGCGTTGTATTGGAGCCGGCGGCGGTTCACCTCATCGCGGACGGCTTCGAAACGGGCGGGACCGGAGACAAGCAGGTAGGCGACAACAGGGCCGGCAGACCTCTCGGCATTGGCCGTTTCCGCCAGGACAGGAACCGAGGTGATCGGTATCCAGATATCGGCACAAGTCATCGACATAACCGATGAAACATCCCTCACCACCCCACTGACGCGGTATTCCAGCCCGTTGAGTAGAACGGCTTTGCCTTCCGCCTCTATCGTTCCGAACAGGCGGCGGGCATACGATTCACTCAACACGGCACGCTTCACGCCACTTTCAAATTCTTCACCGGTAAAGGGTTTACCGCTGAGGAAACGAAACCGGAAAATCTGCCAGAACGCACCGTCGACAGCCTCAACCATCGTCTTATAGCGGTCGGGACTTCCGGGCAACTGCGAATAGACGGTTCCCATCAATATATCCACCGCTTGCGGATTGATCGCGAAGGCAACTTTCTCCACCTCCGACAATTCACCCAATATCTGCCGGGCAGCATGCAGCGAAAGCGACCAGTTGTGCGTTCCGCCATTCTCATCCTTCGACTTCACCGATACACGGTTAAGCTGCAACAGCCTGCTCCGGCAATCCTCCGGAGCAATGTCTGCCGTGCGGATGTAATAGACCGTGGCCATGATCATCACCATCGAGATGGCAAGCCCCGTCCCCAGGATGTAAACGAAACTGAAGAAGCGGTTCTGCTTCATCAATTGCCAGGCCTGTTTGAGGTATTGTTTATACATAATGTCTATCTTTGTTATTCAAACTTTAAAATCACACTAGTCATGGATAAGGAACTACCCAAATCGCAATTATCAGGCATCACACCGGCCCGAGTATTGCTACGCGTCAGTAAAAGCCATCTGCCCGCCCTTCCCGATACGGACAATGCATGAGGGCTCATCCTTACTGTACCTGTCGTCCGTCGAAGAACCTCACCGTACGGCTGGTCTGCTGTGCCTGCGCTTCGTTGTGGGTTACCATCACGATGGTGCGTCCGTCTTCCTTGTTCAGTTTATGAAGTATCTCCATGACCTCGATACCCATCTTCGAGTCCAAGTTACCGGTCGGCTCATCCGCCAGGATGATCTCGGGGTTACCGACAATCGCACGGGCAATGGCTACACGCTGGCACTGACCACCGGACAACTGGGTCGGGAAGTGACGCATACGGTGACTCAGACCGACCTTTTCGAGAACGGCTTCGGCTGCCTTGCGGCGTTCGGAGGAAGAGACGTTGCGGTAGAGTAACGGTAACTCCACATTATCCAGGACATTCAGTGAATTGATCAGATGGAACGACTGGAAGACAAAGCCCAGCGTCTTATTACGGAAAGCAGCCAGCTGCTTGTCGTTCATATTGCTGGTATTCGTACCGGCAATTTCCACCATACCGCCTGTCGGAGCGTCCAGCAGGCCGATAATGTTCAATAAGGTCGATTTTCCACAACCGGACGGTCCCATGATGCTCAGGAATTCACCTTTTTGGATATCCAAATTTACATTTTCCAGGGCAACTGTTTCAATCTCCTTCGTGCGGTAGATCTTTTCGAGGTTTGTTAACTTGATCATGATGTTTGATATTAATTGATTTTGAGTTTGTTCTTATCCTTGTAGCTGCTCATGTCGGAGACGATGACTTCGTCGCCGGGCTGCAGGCCGCTGACCACTTCCACGTATTCGTAATTGCTGTCACCGAGCTGGACTTTGCGCTTCAGCAGTTGGTCGCCGTTGATGACAAACAGTTCGTATTCACCTTTACCTACATAATAGGAAGCGTTGGCAATGCGCATGACGTCGTCTTTTACGGCGTTCATGACGTAGACGTCCGTCTTCAGGCCGGAGCGGAGACGGCGGTGGTTGTCTTCCTCCAACTGCACGGTAAAGGAGATCACGCCGTTCTTTGAAAGCGGGGTGACGTCGCTGACGGTACCTTCCAGCTTGTCACTGCCGATCTTAACGACCGCCTTACTGCCTGCGGCGATACGGTCGCCATACGTGTCGGCTATCTCTCCTTCGATCTTGAAGTGGGACAGGTCGGAGACGATGGCGACTTTCGTTCCCTGTGGCACCTGGGCACCGATCTCGTTGTTCACATACGTCAGGATAGCCTTACGCGGCGAACGGATCTGGGCATCGTCGAGCGTACGCTTGGTCTCGGCCAGGCCTTTGCGGAAGATGTTGAGTTCGAGTTCTTTTACCTTCAGATCAGCCTCGGAAAGAGCTTGTTCGTTGATGTATTTCTGTTCGTCTTCCTTCAGTTTGAGCTGGCTGACGTTGAAGTCGAGTTCTACCTGGCGCACTTTGTCGGTCGTTCCGGCACCGAGGCTGTCGAGATAGCGCTCGTTACGGAGTTCCACGGCTTTCCGGTCGAGTTCCATGCGGGACACTTTCAGTTTCATTTCCATTTCAGACAGCTTGCTTTGGTTGGTGACTTTCAGCTTTTCCAGTTCCAGGCGTTTCATCTGTTCTTCGT
This is a stretch of genomic DNA from Parabacteroides chongii. It encodes these proteins:
- a CDS encoding ABC transporter permease is translated as MINHILKQIWNQRKSNGWLFGELLLVAVCLWYIVDFLLVTLYAFNAPMGFDIDHTYKFQFSAREEGAEGYLSSEEHPAAVGEDLWDAMNRLRLHAGVEAVTLSRFGVPYNDIINYMPLGRDTVVEKTACRIYYVTPEYFDVYRIPAAPGSNRQPGEGVTANSIVLTKDAADKIFEGQDALGKMVYSGDNTWTTKVGAICGVVRSSEFKRPGPNVYLCMGEGDIKTIDAGFLPWAEVSVRVKPEADRDFAETFMKENSNQVEIGNLYLQSITPVSTIREDGIREGKGEMNTRLSILLFLLINIFLGIVGTFWFRTRQRQGEMGLRMALGATRNQLRSTVLGEGVLLLTLAFVPAVVICGNIMFADLTNTVLMDNTVLRFVVGMLITYLLIVGMIIAGIWYPANEAARLKPAEALHYE
- a CDS encoding ABC transporter permease, with product MYKLYFKQALAMLKENKLLSLISILGTALAICMIMVMVITYEVRVNNYSPEDNRDRTMYVRWGGRDFKGSNYGNGYLSLKTIRECIQTMETPEAVAIVSPWRSQLASIPGGQEKKDCLMLFTDDVFWKIFNFDFVSGSPYTKEEVQSGIKKVVIAESLARRLYGTSDAAGKTIMISYKPYTVSGVVKDVSTIAKASYSEVWVSYSAQPFPDDTWAESITGWYQAIILAHSPADFDAIRQEMDRQLVRYNSSLTDYKLTLYDQPDTHLDWEIKGLGAMGPDKTKTILQYLLVIVILLLVPAINLSGMTLSQMRKRMSEIGIRKAFGATRGTLLVQILSESMVLTLLGGVIGLFISYIAIWLMRTWLLSNSFASISSVFGGTPALSVTELLNPVIFLYAFVFCLILNLLSAGIPAYRMARKNVMEALNEY
- a CDS encoding ABC transporter permease translates to MMIKHLFKIIWNQRKSNVWILTELMLVSVCLWYIIDYMSVLSTIVRTPLGFDITDTYRVDINERTPDSDNYLDPATKETTTGQDLLTIMERIRQYPAVEEVSLSIGSQPYAATHYTNQIYYNRLFYKDTVGVTMQRYKVTPSFFRVFRIEREGGNGPTLADALDVRSIVLSANGAAELLPGENAVGKSLQIGKDGYFKEVKALCTPIRWTEYEKSRPCFYTLLPEGEIAGEMSSNDLANMELCVRIRPDAALRFSDEFRRDMATQLSVGNLYMIDVRPSSLIKRAVVSPVLSDIRMRLFLLFFLVVNIFLGISGTFWFRTQHRRGEMGLRVALGSTSQGLRTLLISEGLVMLFLAMLPAVIICFNLGVAELVNIYWADFTLPRFLIGTVLTCLLMSLMIISGILYPAWRAMKMEPAEALHYE
- a CDS encoding ABC transporter permease; translation: MLKESPWLSFISIFGTALAISLIMTIIIAHQAMYKNMPPETARERTLYVKWVGVQDKLTESTQANGYLSLKTIRECFQSLEIPEAVCITSPAQSHLATIPGDPGERCFVLFTDDVFWKICSFNVLRGNLYTKAEFDAGIRKVVISEKLARRMFGSIDEAVGKSMQLSFVPYTVCAVVADVTPRTTFSYAHAWVPFTSANIPEIKGAENIMGHYKCMIVARSSSDFDEIREEIDRRTEQYNKTLVDHKVYYYRQPDTKYVEEMRFGPGMPDMRMVYLNAIIPILIALLVPAINLSGLTLSRMKERVSELGVRKAFGCTRAGLLGQIVYENIVLSVVSGLLGLLFSYWFLYLLKDWVFTSSTYFGMDVTAEVPLSILFRPEVFLIAFLFCSLLNLLSACVPAWRVSSIPIVESLKGE
- a CDS encoding ABC transporter permease, with the protein product MLLHILKLIKTQRRSNTWVFVELLVVFVLLWYAVDRMMMNRITQVQPMEYSFENVYKVTLAVRPSSSASYIAYEKGSQEAGEDFMRIIRQLEAHPDVQVVGMANGASMPYTYMSNSETYFQEKDSLFRNAFDFNVTPGYFRVFDIHTADGDSSDELAAAIQEGILISEPMAMECFGSTKVDGEELLILQDDTFRFRVKGVTRAVKREEFSQPPSIVFKEMKERSILRMGEQELGKMQICFRVRPNVAVESASEYAVRFKKEMKHRLAAGNFWLANVQYYPDVRTNYLATSMNTGGQKLDVAINLFLLINVFLAVIGTFWFRVNRRRNELGIRMAVGSTRLRLQQLLIGEGLMILTITAVPALLICVNVAFAGLLSTEVMEVTFGRLLTVSLLTWGILAGIITLAVWYPSHKAAHLEPAEALHYE
- a CDS encoding ABC transporter permease; translation: MYKQYFKQAWNLMKQNRFYSAVYIIGTGLAISMVMVMAIVYHIRTADIAPEVHRGKYLYIDQMKYERGKSNTTFFWGIRSAKECLMPLKSAKEVALMTNTAITSMLHGDTYVQIPGGDDPQKVQVMGTNNSFWRLFSFSFIEGKPFSEEEFQSGFPRVVVSESLARRIFSTTTGVTGKSILLDDTEYSVSGVVKDISAVTPSVYADMWMPYTSIPLIMGASNERDVSVGLLTVCILPVDGMGADEVSLELEEMIDRYNTTLADGKLSMMNGVETHLTHVVRQFVMGGSVTAVYLILLFLILLFMLIPALNLSGLNASRMQDRISELGVRKAFGARKNRLLTQVLIENLLLMLPGGLVGLLVSYGMVALFQQLLLTPGIIAMVQGSVQTELTFGMLLSPAVFGYAFLVCFVLNLMSSMIPAWRAIRVNITESLNHN
- a CDS encoding ABC transporter permease yields the protein MIRHLFKLIWTQRRFNLWIVLELFVVSALMWYIVDFLSVLTITASTPTGFHIDNTYKLTLAVRQKNENGYITYEEDSPEPWLNMQRIAERLRQHPDIEGVSVGSWHFPYCRSNMSNQFWHDTLRVNADILTVTPDYFRVFRVAGSDGNPETLAQAMTEGYVISSAVEERLFPGSSAIGQTILDKGDSLEMRVTGVTGLMKRTEFDRPACFLFVPLNESLLSVESENDLWSSVDICFRVKKGVAKNDFAERFGREMRQQLQAGNFYLSEVTPLSNYRDVQLQKAYNILNYRIGFAVFFLLNIFLGVIGTFWLRINKRNSEIGLRMAVGSSRHTILWQMVGEGMILLFIAFLPALVVCLNLIHLDLLPKQYMDVTPLRCGLTTVITLVLLVFVVVLGTWYPARRSSRIEPAEALHYE